The following coding sequences are from one Paenibacillus sp. JDR-2 window:
- a CDS encoding YqeG family HAD IIIA-type phosphatase: MFERLLPHLRVNSVYDIQLDELYKKGVRGIITDLDNTLVGAREPLATPQLTTWLEQVRDYGFKVVIVSNNNRTRVSKFADPLGIPFIHAARKPANKAFHKALSVLGLPVEQTVVLGDQMLTDVLGGKRMGLYTILVTPIAPADEGIMTRVNRRIERFVLSRLRKKGTWYEGETK; encoded by the coding sequence ATGTTCGAAAGATTATTGCCGCATTTACGAGTAAATTCGGTGTACGATATTCAGCTGGACGAGTTATATAAAAAAGGTGTCCGCGGAATTATCACCGATCTTGATAATACGCTCGTTGGAGCGCGTGAGCCGCTTGCAACGCCACAGCTCACGACATGGTTGGAACAAGTTCGGGATTATGGCTTTAAAGTTGTCATTGTGTCGAATAATAACAGGACGAGAGTGTCCAAATTCGCTGATCCGCTGGGCATTCCGTTTATTCATGCCGCGCGCAAGCCGGCGAATAAAGCGTTCCATAAAGCATTGAGCGTGCTGGGGCTGCCCGTGGAGCAGACCGTTGTGCTCGGCGACCAGATGCTCACGGATGTACTCGGCGGGAAACGTATGGGTTTGTATACGATTCTGGTCACGCCGATTGCTCCTGCTGACGAAGGAATAATGACCCGCGTGAACAGGAGAATCGAACGGTTTGTTCTTTCCCGTTTGCGTAAAAAAGGGACATGGTATGAGGGGGAGACGAAGTGA
- a CDS encoding transglutaminase TgpA family protein, which produces MSLLPRLFTFCRTVIIKVTPNWYMKLSQLFIALMLIHTIRIFEDFWWSETFYAASFTLLFAVAADWLLPRSMRVLRIVVQLLLAVGATAYFADLKKVVLTVSDQENRLGDLFRTLWGYAEQLYPFIWISGALLVLYILFDMWITTRMRLFGFISVNILVLTIADSFTPIWLWDEVAWIVFLGLLWLVANHLHKLASHHPNSWKELTEYPLQLLMPIVIVLSVLMTAGILMPTVSPIIQDPYTMWKESKGETVNVFLGDKGIAAPVDVSSSNTKSGYGRDDSELGGGFDFDYSPVMTITTNHRSYWRGETKTEYTGAGWTVNDETERNRLASVGKDWELPLIEGREKAETMKVDQQVRMSNNNIYPVLFAASPITAVHWVDDPDASVLPKSLKWAVNEQELIWSDKPLRRFPQSYAVTSEVTILDEEGLRKTEAELPDPAETKQYLQLPSSLPGRVRSLAVSLTASAVNDYDKAKLIETYLRQNFMYTNEPDKSRLTGDSKDFVDQFLFELKEGYCDYFSTAMAVMSRSIGLPTRWVKGFAPGVLPASEYVPSAGGIPSEAELNPDGAGTYTVRNSDAHSWVEIYFDGYGWIPFEPTSGFTFPYSVTEVQQEALPTPTAAVDTDPVQEEATESTGGNHSAIIWGSVSAAVLVVLVLVLVLLRTPWIRSRYRAYSGNDRIVWETEKLLRLCRRKGYERGEHETLREAIQRWSPSHKRLNNLFHEVLGEFERAKYSSVQATSLETDRFILKIKAIKEEL; this is translated from the coding sequence ATGAGCCTCTTGCCGCGTTTGTTTACTTTCTGCCGTACGGTGATCATCAAGGTTACGCCGAACTGGTATATGAAGCTCTCGCAATTATTTATTGCTCTTATGCTTATTCATACGATCCGGATCTTCGAGGACTTCTGGTGGAGTGAGACCTTCTACGCGGCCAGCTTCACGCTGCTCTTCGCTGTTGCTGCCGACTGGCTGCTGCCGCGAAGCATGCGGGTGCTGCGGATTGTTGTTCAGCTATTGCTTGCGGTAGGCGCGACGGCATATTTTGCCGATTTGAAAAAAGTCGTCTTAACCGTTTCCGATCAAGAGAACCGGCTGGGCGATTTGTTCCGTACGTTGTGGGGGTATGCCGAGCAGCTGTATCCTTTTATATGGATCAGCGGTGCTCTGCTCGTTTTGTATATCTTGTTTGATATGTGGATTACAACAAGGATGCGATTATTCGGATTTATAAGCGTCAATATTCTCGTTCTGACCATTGCGGATTCTTTTACTCCAATCTGGCTGTGGGATGAGGTCGCCTGGATTGTCTTCTTGGGCCTGCTCTGGCTGGTAGCCAACCATCTGCATAAGCTGGCAAGCCATCATCCGAACAGCTGGAAGGAGCTTACGGAATATCCGCTTCAGTTGCTGATGCCCATCGTTATTGTTTTGTCCGTGCTGATGACAGCCGGCATTCTGATGCCGACCGTATCGCCGATTATTCAAGATCCTTATACGATGTGGAAGGAATCCAAGGGCGAGACGGTTAACGTATTCCTTGGAGACAAAGGAATCGCGGCTCCCGTTGACGTGAGCAGCAGCAATACCAAGTCCGGCTATGGACGCGATGATTCGGAGCTTGGCGGCGGTTTTGATTTTGACTATTCGCCGGTTATGACGATTACAACCAACCATCGGAGCTACTGGAGAGGCGAGACGAAGACGGAGTACACCGGAGCGGGCTGGACGGTGAACGACGAGACGGAGCGGAACCGGTTAGCCTCGGTGGGGAAAGACTGGGAGCTTCCGCTGATCGAAGGACGCGAGAAGGCCGAGACGATGAAGGTGGACCAACAGGTCCGGATGTCGAACAATAATATTTATCCGGTTTTGTTCGCCGCGTCTCCAATTACAGCTGTTCATTGGGTGGATGATCCTGATGCTTCCGTATTGCCGAAAAGCTTAAAGTGGGCGGTTAACGAGCAGGAGTTGATCTGGTCTGACAAGCCGCTGCGCAGATTCCCGCAAAGCTATGCGGTAACCTCGGAAGTAACCATATTAGATGAAGAAGGACTTCGCAAGACAGAAGCCGAATTGCCGGATCCGGCCGAGACGAAGCAATATTTGCAGCTTCCGTCTTCCTTGCCGGGCCGCGTAAGGTCGCTTGCCGTATCGCTAACGGCTTCGGCAGTGAATGATTACGATAAGGCCAAGCTGATTGAAACTTATCTCCGCCAGAACTTCATGTATACGAATGAACCGGACAAATCAAGGCTGACCGGAGACAGCAAGGATTTCGTCGACCAGTTCCTCTTTGAACTGAAGGAAGGCTATTGCGATTATTTCTCGACGGCTATGGCGGTAATGTCCCGTTCTATCGGATTGCCTACCCGCTGGGTAAAAGGCTTCGCTCCTGGCGTACTCCCTGCCTCGGAATATGTGCCGTCTGCCGGCGGAATTCCAAGCGAAGCGGAATTAAATCCGGACGGAGCTGGCACGTATACCGTCCGCAACTCGGATGCGCATTCCTGGGTAGAGATTTATTTCGACGGGTATGGCTGGATTCCGTTCGAGCCTACGTCAGGCTTTACCTTCCCTTACTCGGTGACGGAGGTGCAGCAGGAAGCATTGCCGACGCCTACCGCAGCGGTTGATACCGATCCGGTACAGGAGGAAGCGACCGAAAGCACGGGAGGCAACCATTCCGCTATCATCTGGGGCAGTGTATCGGCAGCCGTTCTTGTCGTGCTTGTGCTTGTTCTTGTCTTGCTGCGTACTCCATGGATCCGATCCAGATACCGGGCTTATTCCGGCAATGACCGGATTGTATGGGAGACGGAGAAGCTGCTGCGGCTTTGCCGGCGCAAAGGTTATGAACGCGGGGAGCATGAGACGCTTCGCGAAGCGATTCAGAGATGGTCGCCAAGCCACAAACGGCTGAACAATCTTTTCCACGAGGTGTTGGGCGAGTTCGAACGCGCGAAATACAGTTCCGTTCAGGCAACAAGCTTGGAGACCGACCGGTTTATTCTAAAGATCAAAGCGATTAAAGAGGAATTGTAG
- a CDS encoding DUF58 domain-containing protein, giving the protein MNAVKETKTRKRWRLIAIIYGAALLYLLFQGGKTALMLFMILNVLLLYLALGRWSGISRVSGIRSYRQTGAAAGSDHSLTAGSTLDVQLSVKVPGVYPIPYVLVRDRLQRHNGQQLQFEASFVPSFKRSGDVLYQTPPLQRGEYRFVTTECISHDIFGLFEHSGRFGSESAFSVLPQIVPLRQWHSIQSGFRGPFSHAAAPRAAKETTQINGVREYLYGDRLSRIHWNATAKTGDWKSKAFERESLPRTLIILDRYAADYPASGAERFELAVSTAASLIDSGLKGDTAIGLMSAGKKLTILPPKSGAEQRNALMRHLTFVDADAEQGLYKSLVAADSRLEQGSFAIVISGTSGREAIRSMEWLSRKGLTPCLMHIGGDRRLEEQWRLMIRSKGWALFELKQLQELPAVLEGGRA; this is encoded by the coding sequence ATGAATGCGGTGAAAGAGACGAAGACCCGTAAACGCTGGAGGCTTATCGCAATCATTTATGGCGCCGCATTGCTTTATTTGTTGTTTCAGGGCGGAAAAACGGCATTAATGCTGTTTATGATATTGAACGTGCTGCTGCTTTATTTGGCTTTAGGGCGTTGGAGCGGAATCAGCCGCGTGTCCGGCATCCGCAGCTACCGGCAGACCGGGGCTGCCGCGGGCAGCGACCACTCGCTTACGGCAGGCAGCACGCTGGATGTTCAGTTATCGGTAAAGGTTCCGGGCGTTTACCCGATTCCTTATGTATTGGTCAGAGACAGGCTGCAGCGCCATAACGGCCAGCAGCTGCAGTTCGAAGCCTCTTTTGTCCCGAGCTTCAAGCGTTCCGGCGATGTGCTGTATCAGACGCCGCCGCTTCAGCGCGGAGAATACCGCTTCGTCACAACCGAATGCATTTCCCATGATATATTCGGCTTGTTTGAGCATTCCGGCCGATTCGGCTCGGAGTCGGCATTCAGCGTATTGCCGCAAATTGTTCCGCTGCGCCAATGGCATAGCATTCAAAGCGGCTTCCGGGGGCCTTTCTCCCATGCCGCAGCCCCTCGGGCCGCAAAAGAAACCACGCAAATCAACGGCGTGCGGGAATATTTGTACGGCGACCGGCTATCGCGGATTCACTGGAACGCAACAGCGAAGACCGGCGACTGGAAATCAAAGGCGTTCGAGAGAGAGTCATTGCCGCGTACGCTTATTATTCTTGACCGATATGCCGCCGATTACCCCGCTTCGGGTGCGGAACGGTTCGAGCTGGCGGTATCAACCGCAGCCTCGCTTATAGACAGCGGTTTGAAAGGCGATACGGCAATCGGACTAATGTCTGCAGGCAAAAAGCTGACGATTCTCCCACCTAAGTCCGGTGCAGAACAGCGCAATGCGCTAATGAGGCATTTGACCTTTGTGGATGCCGATGCCGAGCAAGGGCTGTACAAGTCTCTCGTGGCAGCCGACTCGCGGCTGGAACAGGGTTCCTTTGCAATCGTTATAAGCGGAACCTCCGGCAGGGAAGCTATCCGTTCGATGGAATGGCTTTCCCGCAAAGGTCTTACGCCATGTCTGATGCATATCGGCGGTGACAGACGGCTGGAGGAACAATGGCGCCTGATGATACGCAGCAAAGGCTGGGCATTATTTGAACTGAAGCAGCTGCAGGAGCTTCCTGCCGTGCTGGAAGGAGGCCGGGCATGA
- a CDS encoding AAA family ATPase, translating into METRLADMQLCSLILNSLNECILGKQSEIERLMVAVLAGGHVLLEDVPGTGKTQLVKALARTIGGQFRRIQCNPDLLPTDITGVSIYHPKQEQFIFRPGPVMTNVLLADEINRATTKTQSALLEAMEEGHVTVDGDTYMLPAPFILLATQNPIDFEGTYSLPEAQLDRFMMKLTLGYPNEADEQRMILARESGHPSDRMEQITSIEDIERIQQQVQAVHIDDAVGNYLIQLVRATRSHPHVLLGASPRAAIALSRAAKASAFLAQRTFVTPDDVKQLAPYVLSHRLLLHTDARMNGLRSEDIIADVLEKTKVPVRLER; encoded by the coding sequence ATGGAAACACGCCTTGCCGATATGCAATTATGTTCCTTAATCCTAAATAGCTTGAATGAATGTATTCTCGGAAAACAAAGTGAAATAGAACGTTTAATGGTGGCCGTCCTTGCAGGGGGCCACGTATTGCTTGAGGATGTTCCCGGGACGGGCAAAACGCAGCTGGTGAAAGCACTGGCGAGAACTATAGGCGGCCAATTTCGCCGGATTCAATGCAATCCCGACCTTCTACCGACCGATATTACGGGCGTGTCGATTTATCATCCGAAGCAGGAGCAATTTATATTCCGTCCGGGACCGGTCATGACAAACGTCCTGCTCGCCGACGAGATTAATCGGGCGACTACAAAAACGCAATCCGCCCTTCTGGAAGCGATGGAAGAGGGCCATGTCACCGTTGACGGCGATACGTATATGCTCCCGGCTCCCTTTATCCTGCTCGCTACGCAAAATCCGATCGATTTCGAAGGTACGTATTCTCTGCCGGAAGCCCAGCTCGACCGCTTTATGATGAAGCTGACCCTTGGCTATCCGAACGAAGCGGATGAGCAGCGGATGATCTTGGCAAGAGAGTCCGGTCATCCGTCTGACCGCATGGAGCAGATTACTTCTATAGAAGATATCGAAAGAATCCAGCAGCAGGTACAAGCCGTTCATATCGATGATGCGGTCGGCAATTATTTGATTCAGCTTGTGCGGGCTACCCGTTCGCATCCCCATGTTCTTCTTGGCGCAAGCCCGCGTGCCGCAATTGCGTTATCGCGTGCGGCGAAAGCCAGCGCGTTCCTTGCCCAGCGTACGTTTGTCACTCCGGATGACGTCAAGCAATTAGCGCCGTATGTTCTTTCCCACCGTCTGCTGCTTCACACGGACGCAAGGATGAACGGGCTGAGAAGCGAAGATATTATCGCCGACGTTCTTGAGAAGACAAAGGTTCCCGTAAGACTGGAGCGATGA
- the mprF gene encoding bifunctional lysylphosphatidylglycerol flippase/synthetase MprF, giving the protein MLTHLSRFTNRFKNVFKLLFPVAILLFLYTQTSGFIKEIKPAAALHLLKHLHWSDHLQLAAVCFLAVAVMSAYDFTLVRWNQARMPWTAVLKISWIANSFNNAMGFAGLTGAGLRITLYRKWGIQGPAWLRSLVYQSLSALTGLSILSILLLVGVWNDRSLLAHHLWLYLAVILIAVYAVLFALLGRLPRLRNLLGLTDKEQEDEVSLSKPPALRMITTSLAEWLMAGLSFWLIIHLMYLPIGFREAMSIYVVAAVAGVASFVPSGLGSFDAIVLLAFQHLGLSPDQGLAVLVLYRIFYCFLPWAVGLALATTEWIPSKERWNQTQEQVLKPAIKRWHTIWNWPSQTAVLSDISTWALSALVFISGILLLVSSATPGSWHRMQLLEQFVTPFTMKGSHQLAVLIGLLMLMVSEGIRFRVKRAYFLAMILLIGGTFALILKGFEFEEAIFLLFVCLLLWLSKDRFNRKESIFTLRKTIGWAGISLIVMLLYLSVGISTNELPPGMFHHAKWHARYTLKDEELLREGIIALAVSWILLTVRRIFVPSLPPAPKPGPQDWERLEQLLAKHPGNFLTHLLYMGDKSFMWSPDNQAVLSYGRIGKTLVALGDPIGDPASVRQLVRQFRDYADHYAATAVFYQVKAENLPLYHEYGYRFFKLGEEAIVPLEQFQLSGRRKADLRAACNRYERNGFTFDIAKPPFSTMLLSELKAVSDEWLEDDKEKGFSLGTFSESYLELAPIAVLRDNENRVAAFASIMPVYDHHKSVSIDLMRHRDGLSGVMDVLFVHLLQWAKSEGYEIFNLGMAPLSSVGESVYAYRGEKLARWVFLKGGHFYGFQGIRRFKDKFDPEWEPRYLAFPQNSLFLRLIVQVTRMISRGTGSGR; this is encoded by the coding sequence TTGCTGACTCATCTATCCCGTTTTACCAACCGATTCAAAAACGTATTCAAACTGCTGTTCCCCGTTGCCATTCTTCTCTTTCTGTACACGCAAACCAGCGGCTTCATCAAAGAGATTAAGCCGGCGGCGGCTCTCCATCTGCTGAAGCATTTGCACTGGAGCGACCATCTTCAGCTTGCCGCCGTCTGTTTCCTGGCGGTAGCGGTCATGTCGGCATACGACTTTACATTAGTCAGATGGAATCAGGCGCGAATGCCCTGGACCGCCGTGCTCAAAATAAGCTGGATCGCCAATTCCTTCAACAATGCCATGGGCTTCGCAGGGTTGACGGGGGCGGGGCTCCGAATCACGCTGTACCGCAAATGGGGCATTCAAGGCCCGGCATGGCTGCGGTCGCTGGTGTACCAGTCCTTATCCGCCCTTACCGGATTGTCTATTCTCTCCATCCTGCTGCTAGTTGGCGTCTGGAATGACCGCAGCCTGCTTGCGCATCATCTCTGGCTGTATCTTGCCGTCATCCTGATCGCCGTGTATGCGGTGCTGTTCGCTTTGCTCGGCAGGCTGCCCAGGCTCCGTAATCTGCTTGGATTGACAGATAAGGAACAGGAAGATGAAGTTTCCTTGTCGAAACCGCCGGCGCTTCGCATGATTACAACATCATTAGCGGAATGGCTGATGGCCGGCCTCTCCTTCTGGCTGATCATCCACTTGATGTATCTGCCTATCGGATTCCGGGAGGCTATGAGCATCTATGTCGTGGCAGCCGTTGCCGGCGTAGCGAGCTTTGTTCCGAGCGGACTTGGGTCCTTTGATGCGATCGTCCTGCTTGCTTTCCAGCACCTCGGCTTATCGCCCGACCAAGGGCTGGCCGTACTTGTGCTCTACCGGATCTTTTATTGTTTCCTTCCGTGGGCAGTTGGGCTAGCGCTGGCGACAACGGAATGGATTCCGAGCAAGGAAAGATGGAATCAAACGCAGGAGCAGGTTCTGAAGCCCGCTATCAAACGCTGGCATACGATCTGGAATTGGCCTAGCCAAACAGCCGTTCTTAGCGATATTAGCACTTGGGCCCTTTCGGCTCTTGTATTTATAAGCGGCATCCTGCTATTAGTCTCCTCCGCCACGCCGGGCAGCTGGCACCGGATGCAGCTGCTCGAGCAGTTCGTAACTCCTTTTACGATGAAGGGCTCCCACCAGCTGGCCGTCCTCATCGGACTTCTAATGCTGATGGTCTCCGAGGGCATCCGTTTCCGCGTTAAACGGGCGTACTTCCTGGCGATGATTCTGCTGATCGGCGGTACGTTCGCCTTAATTCTGAAGGGCTTCGAATTCGAAGAAGCCATCTTTCTTCTGTTTGTCTGCCTGCTCTTATGGCTGTCCAAAGACAGGTTCAACCGGAAGGAATCCATCTTCACCTTGCGCAAAACGATTGGCTGGGCAGGCATCTCGCTTATCGTTATGCTGCTGTATCTGTCTGTCGGAATATCGACCAACGAGCTTCCGCCCGGCATGTTCCATCATGCCAAATGGCATGCCCGTTATACGTTGAAGGATGAAGAGCTGCTGCGCGAAGGTATCATTGCGCTCGCTGTGAGCTGGATTCTGCTTACGGTCCGGAGAATATTCGTGCCAAGCCTTCCCCCTGCCCCTAAACCGGGGCCTCAGGATTGGGAGAGGCTGGAGCAGCTGCTCGCCAAGCATCCCGGCAATTTCCTGACCCATCTATTGTATATGGGCGACAAGAGCTTCATGTGGTCGCCCGACAATCAAGCGGTACTCTCGTATGGCCGCATCGGCAAAACCCTTGTAGCGCTTGGCGATCCGATCGGGGATCCGGCTTCTGTCCGGCAGCTCGTGCGTCAATTCCGCGATTACGCGGATCATTACGCGGCGACGGCCGTCTTTTACCAGGTGAAAGCCGAAAACCTGCCGCTCTATCACGAATACGGCTACCGGTTCTTCAAGCTTGGAGAGGAAGCGATTGTTCCGCTCGAGCAGTTCCAATTATCCGGCAGGCGAAAAGCGGATTTGCGGGCGGCTTGCAACCGGTATGAACGGAACGGATTTACATTCGATATCGCGAAGCCGCCATTCAGTACAATGCTGCTGTCCGAGCTCAAGGCAGTGTCCGATGAATGGCTGGAAGACGATAAGGAAAAAGGCTTCTCGCTGGGCACCTTCTCCGAATCTTATCTGGAGCTGGCTCCGATTGCCGTCCTGCGGGATAATGAGAACCGCGTCGCCGCTTTCGCCAGCATTATGCCGGTGTACGACCATCACAAATCCGTTTCCATTGATCTGATGCGTCACCGGGACGGCCTTAGCGGCGTAATGGATGTTCTGTTTGTTCATTTGCTGCAATGGGCTAAATCGGAGGGCTATGAAATCTTTAATCTGGGGATGGCGCCTCTCTCCAGTGTCGGAGAATCGGTCTATGCCTACCGCGGGGAGAAGCTGGCAAGATGGGTTTTCTTAAAAGGAGGCCACTTCTATGGATTCCAGGGTATCCGTCGCTTCAAGGATAAGTTTGATCCGGAATGGGAACCGCGTTATCTGGCGTTTCCTCAAAATAGCCTCTTCCTGAGGCTTATCGTTCAGGTTACAAGAATGATCTCCCGCGGGACAGGAAGCGGCAGATAA
- the spoVAE gene encoding stage V sporulation protein AE — MQFLWAFVVGGAICVVGQLLFDVVKLTPAHTMATLVVAGAIIDGLGWYEPLVSFAGAGATVPITSFGNALVHGALTELQNSGWIGVISGIFKVTSAGISAAIIFSFLAALVVRPKG; from the coding sequence ATGCAATTTCTATGGGCATTTGTTGTAGGGGGCGCGATCTGCGTCGTTGGCCAGCTGCTATTTGATGTCGTGAAGCTGACTCCGGCTCATACGATGGCTACGCTTGTTGTGGCAGGGGCGATCATCGACGGTCTCGGCTGGTATGAGCCGCTCGTTAGCTTTGCCGGGGCGGGCGCAACCGTGCCGATTACCAGCTTCGGCAATGCGCTTGTTCACGGCGCGTTGACCGAGCTTCAAAATTCCGGCTGGATTGGGGTCATCTCCGGAATCTTCAAAGTCACAAGCGCCGGTATTTCAGCGGCGATTATCTTCTCCTTCCTGGCGGCGCTTGTCGTCCGTCCGAAGGGTTAA
- the spoVAD gene encoding stage V sporulation protein AD, with product MLQGKQTWKFENRPVIIGAATVVGPDEGDGPLAGDFDLVHPELDLQQKSWEKAERLLLEQASEFALNNAKIAKDQLQFYVGGDLMNQIISNSFAARTLGVPNLGVFGACSTSMESLAIASLMVDSGAGQYVLAGTCSHNCTAEKQFRYPTEYGAQKPPTAQYTVTGAGAVVVAASGEGPVVEYATIGKVIDLGVKDPFNMGAAMAPAAVDTIQAHFNDTGRTPKDYDLIVTGDLASVGHPLAKELLIRDGVPMDETTFKDCGLMVFDVEKQKVQAGGSGCGCSAVVTYGHILKKIANGDLKRVLVVATGALLSPLSFQQGESIPCIAHAVAISGGKE from the coding sequence ATGCTGCAGGGTAAACAAACATGGAAATTTGAGAACCGCCCGGTTATTATCGGGGCGGCTACCGTTGTCGGTCCCGACGAAGGCGACGGGCCGTTGGCTGGGGATTTTGACCTCGTGCATCCGGAGCTGGACCTGCAGCAGAAAAGCTGGGAGAAAGCAGAGCGGCTCTTGCTGGAGCAGGCATCGGAATTTGCGCTGAACAATGCCAAGATCGCTAAGGATCAGCTGCAGTTCTATGTCGGCGGCGACCTGATGAATCAAATTATTAGCAATAGCTTTGCGGCAAGAACGCTAGGCGTGCCCAATCTCGGCGTGTTTGGCGCTTGTTCGACCTCGATGGAGTCGCTTGCGATTGCTTCCTTAATGGTAGACTCGGGTGCCGGGCAATACGTGCTGGCCGGTACATGCAGCCACAACTGCACGGCGGAGAAGCAGTTCCGTTACCCGACGGAATACGGTGCGCAGAAGCCGCCTACCGCGCAGTATACCGTAACCGGTGCCGGCGCCGTAGTTGTTGCCGCTTCAGGCGAAGGACCGGTCGTTGAATATGCAACGATCGGCAAGGTTATTGACCTCGGAGTCAAGGATCCGTTTAATATGGGAGCGGCTATGGCGCCTGCGGCCGTGGATACGATACAGGCGCATTTTAACGATACGGGCCGCACGCCCAAGGACTACGACCTGATTGTAACCGGAGATCTCGCTAGCGTCGGTCATCCGCTTGCCAAGGAGCTGCTCATCCGTGACGGGGTTCCCATGGATGAGACGACATTCAAAGATTGCGGATTGATGGTTTTTGACGTGGAGAAGCAAAAGGTACAGGCGGGAGGAAGCGGCTGCGGCTGCTCGGCCGTTGTAACCTATGGCCATATCCTCAAAAAAATCGCCAATGGAGACTTGAAGCGCGTACTTGTAGTTGCGACGGGCGCCTTGTTATCCCCGCTTTCCTTCCAACAAGGGGAGAGTATTCCTTGTATTGCACATGCCGTTGCGATCAGCGGCGGAAAGGAGTAG
- the spoVAC gene encoding stage V sporulation protein AC has product MAVKSAGGGKYRKMSMSPKEYQAFAKTREPSRSIFGNCIRAFIIGGAICVLGQAIQQLFIHLAHMKPEDASNPTVAVLIIISVILTSIGVYDKIAQFAGAGSAVPVTGFANSMCSAALEHRSEGLVLGVGGNMFKLAGSVIVYGTVAAFFVGIAHLIFGTGGAH; this is encoded by the coding sequence ATGGCAGTAAAAAGCGCCGGAGGCGGAAAGTACCGCAAAATGTCCATGTCGCCAAAGGAATACCAAGCCTTTGCGAAGACTCGTGAGCCTTCGCGTTCCATTTTCGGCAATTGTATTCGTGCGTTTATTATAGGCGGTGCCATCTGTGTACTGGGGCAGGCCATTCAGCAGCTCTTTATTCATCTGGCTCATATGAAGCCTGAGGATGCCAGCAATCCAACCGTTGCCGTGCTGATTATTATTTCTGTCATTCTGACGAGCATCGGGGTTTACGACAAAATCGCCCAGTTTGCCGGAGCAGGTTCTGCCGTACCGGTAACCGGGTTTGCCAACTCCATGTGTTCCGCCGCTCTTGAGCACCGCAGCGAAGGGCTGGTGCTAGGCGTAGGAGGAAATATGTTCAAGCTGGCCGGCTCCGTTATCGTGTATGGTACCGTTGCGGCGTTTTTTGTCGGCATCGCCCATTTGATCTTTGGTACGGGTGGTGCTCATTAA
- the spoVAE gene encoding stage V sporulation protein AE produces MIFLWAFLVGGAICVIGQICFDVFKLTPAHTMTLLVVLGAIGDGVGIYDPLIKFAGAGASIPITSFGNALVHGALEEMKKTGWIGIITGIFKVTSAGVSAAIIFSFIAALFVKPKG; encoded by the coding sequence ATGATTTTCTTATGGGCTTTTCTGGTGGGCGGAGCGATTTGCGTCATTGGCCAAATTTGTTTTGACGTCTTTAAGCTGACGCCTGCCCACACGATGACATTGCTTGTCGTGCTTGGCGCGATCGGAGACGGTGTCGGCATTTATGACCCGTTGATTAAATTCGCCGGCGCGGGCGCATCCATTCCGATTACCAGCTTCGGCAACGCGTTAGTGCACGGTGCGCTGGAAGAAATGAAGAAGACCGGCTGGATCGGCATTATTACGGGCATTTTCAAGGTGACCAGCGCCGGCGTGTCCGCCGCGATTATTTTCTCCTTCATCGCCGCCTTGTTCGTAAAGCCAAAAGGTTAA